From the Carya illinoinensis cultivar Pawnee chromosome 4, C.illinoinensisPawnee_v1, whole genome shotgun sequence genome, one window contains:
- the LOC122306976 gene encoding protein NUCLEAR FUSION DEFECTIVE 4-like isoform X1 has protein sequence MDGWRWRERLGSFFSNRWLVFVAAMWLQTFAGIGYLFGSISPVIKSSLGYNQRQVARLGVVKDLGDSVGFLAGSLCEVLPLWAALLLGALQNFVGYGWVWLVVTGRAPTLPLWAMCILIFLGTNGETYFNTVALVSCVQNFPKSRGPVVGILKGFAGLSGAILTQIYAMIHSPDHASLIFMVAVGPAMVVIALMFIVRPVGGHRQVRPTDGRSFSFIYSVCLLLAAYLMGVMLVEDLVDLNRTVITTFTVILFILILIPIAIPVSLSFCLEPRALEEQTLLPEPQKQEPDTLQQDSSELILSELEDEKPKEVDLLPASERKKRIAQLQVKLFQAAAEGAVRVKRRRGPRRGEDFTLTQALIKADFWLIFFSLLLGSGSGLTVIDNLGQMSQSLGSDNTHIFVSMISIWNFLGRIGGGYFSEIIVREHAYPRPIAMAVAQLIMAAGHFFFAMGWPGAMHVGTLLIGLGYGAHWAIVPAAASELFGLKKFGALYNFLTLANPAGSLVFSGVIASSIYDHEAEKQAHQHHHQQQNWGSIFSVMFGVDEPLKCEGAICFFLTSIIMSGLCIIAFILSLILVYRTKIVYANLYGKTSSARLI, from the exons ATGGACGGTTGGCGATGGAGAGAGAGGTTGGGGTCGTTTTTTAGCAACAGATGGCTGGTGTTTGTGGCGGCAATGTGGTTGCAAACGTTTGCGGGAATCGGTTACCTTTTCGGGAGCATATCGCCGGTAATAAAGAGTTCGCTCGGCTATAACCAGAGGCAGGTTGCGAGACTCGGCGTGGTCAAGGATTTGGGTGACAGCGTTGGGTTCTTGGCTGGGAGTCTTTGTGAGGTCTTACCCCTGTGGGCTGCTCTTCTCCTCGGTGCTCTCCAGAACTTTGTTGGGTATGGCTGGGTTTGGCTCGTCGTCACTGGAAGAGCTCCCACTTTGCCTTTATGGGCT ATGTGCATTCTTATATTTCTGGGAACAAATGGCGAGACCTACTTCAATACAGTTGCTCTGGTTTCCTGCGTGCAAAACTTCCCAAAAAGTCGTGGTCCTGTGGTCGGGATTCTAAAAGGCTTTGCTGGATTGAGTGGCGCAATTTTGACTCAGATTTATGCAATGATTCATTCTCCTGATCATGCATCTCTGATATTCATGGTTGCAGTTGGTCCAGCAATGGTAGTTATTGCCCTAATGTTCATTGTCAGACCTGTTGGAGGTCACAGGCAAGTCCGGCCAACTGATGGAAGAAGTTTCTCGTTTATCTATAGTGTCTGCCTCCTATTGGCTGCGTATTTGATGGGGGTCATGCTTGTTGAAGATCTGGTCGATTTGAACCGTACAGTGATAACAACTTTTACcgtaattttatttatcctTATTCTGATTCCAATTGCAATTCCTGTGTCATTGAGTTTTTGCCTAGAGCCAAGAGCTTTAGAAGAACAGACACTTCTTCCTGAGCCACAGAAACAAGAACCTGACACACTTCAACAGGATTCCAGTGAGCTTATATTAAGTGAGCTGGAAGATGAGAAGCCAAAGGAAGTGGACTTGCTTCCAGCATCAGAAAGGAAAAAGCGAATTGCCCAATTGCAAGTGAAACTATTCCAGGCAGCTGCAGAAGGAGCAGTGAGGGTGAAGAGGAGGAGAGGTCCACGTAGAGGGGAGGACTTCACCCTGACACAAGCTTTAATTAAAGCAGATTTTTggcttatatttttttcacttctaTTGGGTTCTGGATCTGGGTTGACAGTGATCGATAATCTGGGTCAGATGAGCCAGTCATTGGGGTctgataacacacatatattcGTGTCCATGATCAGCATTTGGAACTTTCTAGGACGCATTGGTGGTGGTTACTTCTCTGAGATTATTGTGAG GGAGCATGCTTATCCAAGACCAATTGCGATGGCTGTAGCCCAACTCATTATGGCAGCAGGTCATTTTTTCTTTGCTATGGGGTGGCCTGGGGCAATGCACGTTGGCACGTTGTTGATTGGACTTGGCTATGGGGCTCACTGGGCAATTGTGCCAGCTGCTGCCTCcgagttgtttggtttgaaaaaatttggGGCTCTGTACAATTTCCTCACACTCGCAAATCCTGCAGGTTCATTAGTTTTCTCTGGTGTAATTGCTAGCAGTATATATGACCATGAAGCAGAGAAGCAAGCTCATCAACACCATCACCAGCAGCAGAATTGGGGATCAATTTTTTCAGTCATGTTTGGTGTGGATGAACCACT
- the LOC122306976 gene encoding protein NUCLEAR FUSION DEFECTIVE 4-like isoform X2 produces MAGFGSSSLEELPLCLYGLMQMCILIFLGTNGETYFNTVALVSCVQNFPKSRGPVVGILKGFAGLSGAILTQIYAMIHSPDHASLIFMVAVGPAMVVIALMFIVRPVGGHRQVRPTDGRSFSFIYSVCLLLAAYLMGVMLVEDLVDLNRTVITTFTVILFILILIPIAIPVSLSFCLEPRALEEQTLLPEPQKQEPDTLQQDSSELILSELEDEKPKEVDLLPASERKKRIAQLQVKLFQAAAEGAVRVKRRRGPRRGEDFTLTQALIKADFWLIFFSLLLGSGSGLTVIDNLGQMSQSLGSDNTHIFVSMISIWNFLGRIGGGYFSEIIVREHAYPRPIAMAVAQLIMAAGHFFFAMGWPGAMHVGTLLIGLGYGAHWAIVPAAASELFGLKKFGALYNFLTLANPAGSLVFSGVIASSIYDHEAEKQAHQHHHQQQNWGSIFSVMFGVDEPLKCEGAICFFLTSIIMSGLCIIAFILSLILVYRTKIVYANLYGKTSSARLI; encoded by the exons ATGGCTGGGTTTGGCTCGTCGTCACTGGAAGAGCTCCCACTTTGCCTTTATGGGCT TATGCAGATGTGCATTCTTATATTTCTGGGAACAAATGGCGAGACCTACTTCAATACAGTTGCTCTGGTTTCCTGCGTGCAAAACTTCCCAAAAAGTCGTGGTCCTGTGGTCGGGATTCTAAAAGGCTTTGCTGGATTGAGTGGCGCAATTTTGACTCAGATTTATGCAATGATTCATTCTCCTGATCATGCATCTCTGATATTCATGGTTGCAGTTGGTCCAGCAATGGTAGTTATTGCCCTAATGTTCATTGTCAGACCTGTTGGAGGTCACAGGCAAGTCCGGCCAACTGATGGAAGAAGTTTCTCGTTTATCTATAGTGTCTGCCTCCTATTGGCTGCGTATTTGATGGGGGTCATGCTTGTTGAAGATCTGGTCGATTTGAACCGTACAGTGATAACAACTTTTACcgtaattttatttatcctTATTCTGATTCCAATTGCAATTCCTGTGTCATTGAGTTTTTGCCTAGAGCCAAGAGCTTTAGAAGAACAGACACTTCTTCCTGAGCCACAGAAACAAGAACCTGACACACTTCAACAGGATTCCAGTGAGCTTATATTAAGTGAGCTGGAAGATGAGAAGCCAAAGGAAGTGGACTTGCTTCCAGCATCAGAAAGGAAAAAGCGAATTGCCCAATTGCAAGTGAAACTATTCCAGGCAGCTGCAGAAGGAGCAGTGAGGGTGAAGAGGAGGAGAGGTCCACGTAGAGGGGAGGACTTCACCCTGACACAAGCTTTAATTAAAGCAGATTTTTggcttatatttttttcacttctaTTGGGTTCTGGATCTGGGTTGACAGTGATCGATAATCTGGGTCAGATGAGCCAGTCATTGGGGTctgataacacacatatattcGTGTCCATGATCAGCATTTGGAACTTTCTAGGACGCATTGGTGGTGGTTACTTCTCTGAGATTATTGTGAG GGAGCATGCTTATCCAAGACCAATTGCGATGGCTGTAGCCCAACTCATTATGGCAGCAGGTCATTTTTTCTTTGCTATGGGGTGGCCTGGGGCAATGCACGTTGGCACGTTGTTGATTGGACTTGGCTATGGGGCTCACTGGGCAATTGTGCCAGCTGCTGCCTCcgagttgtttggtttgaaaaaatttggGGCTCTGTACAATTTCCTCACACTCGCAAATCCTGCAGGTTCATTAGTTTTCTCTGGTGTAATTGCTAGCAGTATATATGACCATGAAGCAGAGAAGCAAGCTCATCAACACCATCACCAGCAGCAGAATTGGGGATCAATTTTTTCAGTCATGTTTGGTGTGGATGAACCACT